A genomic region of Longimicrobium sp. contains the following coding sequences:
- the panD gene encoding aspartate 1-decarboxylase — translation MLRTMCKSKIHRATVTGADLNYIGSITIDPELMDAADLLEYEQVHVVNVNNGARFETYVIPGERGRGEMCLNGAAARLVHPGDKVIVISYGQYDEAAMEGYRPRFIFVDEHNRITPGALRALSS, via the coding sequence ATGCTTCGCACGATGTGCAAGAGCAAGATCCACCGGGCCACGGTTACCGGTGCCGATCTCAACTATATCGGGTCCATCACCATCGACCCCGAGCTGATGGACGCCGCCGACCTGCTGGAATACGAGCAGGTGCACGTGGTGAACGTGAACAACGGCGCGCGCTTCGAAACGTACGTCATCCCCGGCGAACGCGGCCGGGGCGAGATGTGCCTGAACGGCGCCGCCGCCCGGCTGGTGCACCCGGGCGACAAGGTGATCGTCATCAGCTACGGCCAGTACGACGAAGCCGCCATGGAAGGCTACCGCCCGCGCTTCATCTTCGTCGACGAGCATAACCGCATCACGCCGGG